TAAAATATTGCTTTCAGGCTCGGTAAACGACTTCACTTTTACCCAGCCCTTAATGCCGAAAGCTTGTGTAATAACACCAATGACTAACAAATCAGAGGAAGATTCCTGGGTTGTCATATCGGTATTAACCACAAGCTTTTGCATGTGCCTGAAAATTATCAAGGCCTAAGTCGTGCAAGGCAACACACTCAAACCGGCAATCAGGCAATAAACTAATCGAAATTAGTTTATAAAATGTTGTCTTAAGCGGCAGCTGCGTCTTTAACGAGCTTAGCCACACGATCACTCAGCTGAGCACCTTGGCTTACCCAGTAATCAATACGCGCATTATCAAGACGCAAACGCTCTTCTTGACCACGTGCAATTGGGTTAAAGAAACCAACACGCTCAATAAAACGGCTATTACGCGCGCGACGGCTGTCAGCAACCGTGATGTGATAAAATGGGCGCTTCTTAGAACCACCTCGAGCTAAACGGATTGTTACCATCGTCTATTCCAATACTGTGTCATAAAGTCATAAAATTCTGTTTTAAAACCGAGCCAAAACAGGACCCAGATTTCAAAGGCGCGACATTATATGAAAAGCTAAGCACGCTGTAAACCACAAGCCAGAGAAAATTACCATGGCCTACATGCGCGCAGCGGCTAGGTTTACTTCTTCATTTTAAACTGCGGCGGCAATCCAGCCATACCGCCTGGAGGCATCTGGCCGCCCATGCCGGGCATACCACCCTGACCCATCATACCTTGCATACCGCGCATCATTTTTTGCATGCCGCCTTTTTGCGATAATTTTTTCATCATTTTCGCCATCTGCTTATGCTGCTTGATCAGGCGATTCAAATCTTGCAGCTGAGTGCCCGAACCCTGAGTAATACGGCGTTTACGCGAGCCATTAAGAATATCAGGATTGCGCCGCTCAGCCGGAGTCATCGAGTTGATGATTGCCTCCATCTGCACAAACATTTTATTATCAACCTGATCTTGCG
The sequence above is a segment of the Pseudomonadales bacterium genome. Coding sequences within it:
- the rpsP gene encoding 30S ribosomal protein S16, which codes for MVTIRLARGGSKKRPFYHITVADSRRARNSRFIERVGFFNPIARGQEERLRLDNARIDYWVSQGAQLSDRVAKLVKDAAAA